A genomic window from Salvia miltiorrhiza cultivar Shanhuang (shh) chromosome 5, IMPLAD_Smil_shh, whole genome shotgun sequence includes:
- the LOC130987066 gene encoding growth-regulating factor 4-like isoform X4, with protein MFCQTLDLPPAVGYCSYYGKKFDPEPGRCRRTDGKKWRCSKDAHPDSKYCERHMHRGRNRSRKPVESQSTSPSSTGGGNGINRGSSQQMPFYSAANSRGSSVGSNATKLQIGPISYGIDSREHSFSIEASGSAGGPSAGSGTCGLMPCQVSSSSLLKQGPDSRYLGSSSAQQYMTHAFEPINASLSKQQQQGLFGSDISSPTTLKQEHLFFSEWPTTKESWSNLDSEGSNQNAFSSTQLSMSTPRASSDFALGTAYSTNDA; from the exons ATGTTTTgccaaaccctagatctgccCCCTGCAG TGGGCTACTGTTCCTACTATGGCAAGAAGTTTGATCCGGAGCCGGGGAGATGCCGGAGAACTGATGGGAAGAAGTGGAGGTGCTCTAAAGATGCACATCCGGACTCAAAGTATTGTGAGCGGCACATGCACCGTGGTCGCAACCGTTCAAGAAAGCCTGTGGAATCTCAATCGACATCTCCGTCCTCTACTGGGGGTGGTAATGGTATCAACCGTGGAAGCTCTCAACAGATGCCATTCTACTCTGCTGCTAATTCTCGAGGATCATCTGTTGGGAGCAATGCAACAAAGCTGCAGATAGGACCAATCTCCTATGGAATTGATAGCCGTGAACACAG TTTCTCAATTGAAGCTTCTGGAAGTGCGGGAGGTCCTAGTGCAGGCAGCGGCACTTGTGGTCTCATGCCTTGTCAGGTTTCTTCTAGCTCTTTGTTGAAACAAGGACCGGATTCTCGATATCTAGGCAGTTCTTCTGCTCAACAATATATGACTCATGCCTTTGAGCCCATCAATGCTAGCTTGTCAAAACAGCAGCAGCAGGGCTTATTTGGGAGTGATATTAGTTCACCAACAACACTGAAGCAGGAACATCTTTTCTTCAGCGAGTGGCCTACGACTAAGGAATCTTGGTCCAATCTCGATAGCGAGGGATCAAACCAAAATGCCTTCTCCTCTACTCAGCTGTCCATGTCAACTCCTAGGGCATCCTCTGATTTTGCTTTAGGAACTGCTTACTCTACCAATG ATGCGTGA
- the LOC130987066 gene encoding growth-regulating factor 4-like isoform X2, whose protein sequence is MSEKATAVVGGAELGYGGYRAAAPFTQVQLKELEQQAMIYKYLVSGLPVPPDLVRPFHHSSDGLPAHVFNHPALGYCSYYGKKFDPEPGRCRRTDGKKWRCSKDAHPDSKYCERHMHRGRNRSRKPVESQSTSPSSTGGGNGINRGSSQQMPFYSAANSRGSSVGSNATKLQIGPISYGIDSREHSFSIEASGSAGGPSAGSGTCGLMPCQVSSSSLLKQGPDSRYLGSSSAQQYMTHAFEPINASLSKQQQQGLFGSDISSPTTLKQEHLFFSEWPTTKESWSNLDSEGSNQNAFSSTQLSMSTPRASSDFALGTAYSTNDA, encoded by the exons ATGAGCGAGAAAGCGACGGCGGTGGTGGGAGGGGCGGAGTTGGGGTATGGGGGTTATAGGGCGGCGGCACCATTCACACAAGTGCAGTTGAAGGAGCTGGAGCAGCAAGCCATGATATACAAATACTTGGTGTCTGGCCTGCCCGTCCCACCGGACCTCGTTAGGCCGTTTCACCATAGTTCCGATGGACTGCCCGCCCATGTCTTCAACCATCCCGCCT TGGGCTACTGTTCCTACTATGGCAAGAAGTTTGATCCGGAGCCGGGGAGATGCCGGAGAACTGATGGGAAGAAGTGGAGGTGCTCTAAAGATGCACATCCGGACTCAAAGTATTGTGAGCGGCACATGCACCGTGGTCGCAACCGTTCAAGAAAGCCTGTGGAATCTCAATCGACATCTCCGTCCTCTACTGGGGGTGGTAATGGTATCAACCGTGGAAGCTCTCAACAGATGCCATTCTACTCTGCTGCTAATTCTCGAGGATCATCTGTTGGGAGCAATGCAACAAAGCTGCAGATAGGACCAATCTCCTATGGAATTGATAGCCGTGAACACAG TTTCTCAATTGAAGCTTCTGGAAGTGCGGGAGGTCCTAGTGCAGGCAGCGGCACTTGTGGTCTCATGCCTTGTCAGGTTTCTTCTAGCTCTTTGTTGAAACAAGGACCGGATTCTCGATATCTAGGCAGTTCTTCTGCTCAACAATATATGACTCATGCCTTTGAGCCCATCAATGCTAGCTTGTCAAAACAGCAGCAGCAGGGCTTATTTGGGAGTGATATTAGTTCACCAACAACACTGAAGCAGGAACATCTTTTCTTCAGCGAGTGGCCTACGACTAAGGAATCTTGGTCCAATCTCGATAGCGAGGGATCAAACCAAAATGCCTTCTCCTCTACTCAGCTGTCCATGTCAACTCCTAGGGCATCCTCTGATTTTGCTTTAGGAACTGCTTACTCTACCAATG ATGCGTGA
- the LOC130987065 gene encoding uncharacterized protein LOC130987065, with product MNEDTAPTPTSTDPASTGPAPTLHSTTHANASTSTIMKERNTALKGLGVYVAQGTGNIYVNMSSRSARGTFVPPRPNTRSTTSGSQASGVGSSNTQSAPTAPTGSAPTQESQGT from the exons ATGAATGAAGACACTGCTCCAACTCCTACCTCAACTGATCCTGCTTCTACTGGTCCAGCCCCCACCTTACATTCAACAACACATGCAAATGCTTCCACAAGCACAATCATGAAAGAAAGAAACACGGCCTTAAAAGGACTTGGGGTATATGTTGCTCAAGGGACAGGGAACATATATGTCAAT ATGTCTTCAAGGAGTGCCCGAGGAACTTTCGTGCCACCCCGTCCCAACACAAGGTCTACAACCAGTGGAAGCCAAGCATCTGGAGTAGGATCCTCCAACACACAATCTGCTCCAACTGCCCCAACAGGGTCCGCTCCAACACAAGAATCACAAGGAACCTAA
- the LOC130987066 gene encoding growth-regulating factor 4-like isoform X3, whose translation MFCQTLDLPPAVGYCSYYGKKFDPEPGRCRRTDGKKWRCSKDAHPDSKYCERHMHRGRNRSRKPVESQSTSPSSTGGGNGINRGSSQQMPFYSAANSRGSSVGSNATKLQIGPISYGIDSREHSFSIEASGSAGGPSAGSGTCGLMPCQVSSSSLLKQGPDSRYLGSSSAQQYMTHAFEPINASLSKQQQQGLFGSDISSPTTLKQEHLFFSEWPTTKESWSNLDSEGSNQNAFSSTQLSMSTPRASSDFALGTAYSTNGEIDFLQCVGARNH comes from the exons ATGTTTTgccaaaccctagatctgccCCCTGCAG TGGGCTACTGTTCCTACTATGGCAAGAAGTTTGATCCGGAGCCGGGGAGATGCCGGAGAACTGATGGGAAGAAGTGGAGGTGCTCTAAAGATGCACATCCGGACTCAAAGTATTGTGAGCGGCACATGCACCGTGGTCGCAACCGTTCAAGAAAGCCTGTGGAATCTCAATCGACATCTCCGTCCTCTACTGGGGGTGGTAATGGTATCAACCGTGGAAGCTCTCAACAGATGCCATTCTACTCTGCTGCTAATTCTCGAGGATCATCTGTTGGGAGCAATGCAACAAAGCTGCAGATAGGACCAATCTCCTATGGAATTGATAGCCGTGAACACAG TTTCTCAATTGAAGCTTCTGGAAGTGCGGGAGGTCCTAGTGCAGGCAGCGGCACTTGTGGTCTCATGCCTTGTCAGGTTTCTTCTAGCTCTTTGTTGAAACAAGGACCGGATTCTCGATATCTAGGCAGTTCTTCTGCTCAACAATATATGACTCATGCCTTTGAGCCCATCAATGCTAGCTTGTCAAAACAGCAGCAGCAGGGCTTATTTGGGAGTGATATTAGTTCACCAACAACACTGAAGCAGGAACATCTTTTCTTCAGCGAGTGGCCTACGACTAAGGAATCTTGGTCCAATCTCGATAGCGAGGGATCAAACCAAAATGCCTTCTCCTCTACTCAGCTGTCCATGTCAACTCCTAGGGCATCCTCTGATTTTGCTTTAGGAACTGCTTACTCTACCAATGGTGAGATTGATTTTTTGCAGTGTGTAGGAGCTCGAAATCACTAG
- the LOC130987066 gene encoding growth-regulating factor 4-like isoform X1, giving the protein MSEKATAVVGGAELGYGGYRAAAPFTQVQLKELEQQAMIYKYLVSGLPVPPDLVRPFHHSSDGLPAHVFNHPALGYCSYYGKKFDPEPGRCRRTDGKKWRCSKDAHPDSKYCERHMHRGRNRSRKPVESQSTSPSSTGGGNGINRGSSQQMPFYSAANSRGSSVGSNATKLQIGPISYGIDSREHSFSIEASGSAGGPSAGSGTCGLMPCQVSSSSLLKQGPDSRYLGSSSAQQYMTHAFEPINASLSKQQQQGLFGSDISSPTTLKQEHLFFSEWPTTKESWSNLDSEGSNQNAFSSTQLSMSTPRASSDFALGTAYSTNGEIDFLQCVGARNH; this is encoded by the exons ATGAGCGAGAAAGCGACGGCGGTGGTGGGAGGGGCGGAGTTGGGGTATGGGGGTTATAGGGCGGCGGCACCATTCACACAAGTGCAGTTGAAGGAGCTGGAGCAGCAAGCCATGATATACAAATACTTGGTGTCTGGCCTGCCCGTCCCACCGGACCTCGTTAGGCCGTTTCACCATAGTTCCGATGGACTGCCCGCCCATGTCTTCAACCATCCCGCCT TGGGCTACTGTTCCTACTATGGCAAGAAGTTTGATCCGGAGCCGGGGAGATGCCGGAGAACTGATGGGAAGAAGTGGAGGTGCTCTAAAGATGCACATCCGGACTCAAAGTATTGTGAGCGGCACATGCACCGTGGTCGCAACCGTTCAAGAAAGCCTGTGGAATCTCAATCGACATCTCCGTCCTCTACTGGGGGTGGTAATGGTATCAACCGTGGAAGCTCTCAACAGATGCCATTCTACTCTGCTGCTAATTCTCGAGGATCATCTGTTGGGAGCAATGCAACAAAGCTGCAGATAGGACCAATCTCCTATGGAATTGATAGCCGTGAACACAG TTTCTCAATTGAAGCTTCTGGAAGTGCGGGAGGTCCTAGTGCAGGCAGCGGCACTTGTGGTCTCATGCCTTGTCAGGTTTCTTCTAGCTCTTTGTTGAAACAAGGACCGGATTCTCGATATCTAGGCAGTTCTTCTGCTCAACAATATATGACTCATGCCTTTGAGCCCATCAATGCTAGCTTGTCAAAACAGCAGCAGCAGGGCTTATTTGGGAGTGATATTAGTTCACCAACAACACTGAAGCAGGAACATCTTTTCTTCAGCGAGTGGCCTACGACTAAGGAATCTTGGTCCAATCTCGATAGCGAGGGATCAAACCAAAATGCCTTCTCCTCTACTCAGCTGTCCATGTCAACTCCTAGGGCATCCTCTGATTTTGCTTTAGGAACTGCTTACTCTACCAATGGTGAGATTGATTTTTTGCAGTGTGTAGGAGCTCGAAATCACTAG
- the LOC131026039 gene encoding uncharacterized protein LOC131026039, producing the protein MEEMKAESQEAHTDFMNREYHRFCRCFISTHCLSDMVDNNVSETFNGYIVKARAKHIITMLEDIRVTLRGRQYKKLGLVTDSTEKLCPNIRKKLDKLRYDARICQAYPGLGGKFEVSCYDDRFVVQLGEKHCSCRQWDISGIPCKHAIAALHFMNEEPTEYVHECYSVEKYLKAYAYGLEPINGEKMWPKGVGYPVQPPLIRAMPGRPKKKRRRDVDERDPNNNTRLKRIGIRMTCQNCLQVGHNARSCKNEKVVREEGNQVGLLT; encoded by the coding sequence ATGGAGGAGATGAAAGCTGAGAGTCAGGAAGCACACACAGATTTTATGAACAGGGAATACCACAGGTTTTGTAGATGCTTTATCTCTACACATTGTCTATCTGATATGGTTGATAATAATGTCTCTGAGACATTTAATGGCTATATAGTGAAAGCTAGGGCTAAGCACATAATCACCATGTTAGAAGACATTAGAGTTACTTTAAGGGGGAGACAGTACAAAAAGCTGGGGTTGGTGACTGATAGTACTGAAAAACTATGCCCAAACATAAGAAAAAAACTTGACAAACTGAGATATGATGCCAGAATATGCCAAGCCTATCCTGGTTTAGGTGGCAAATTTGAAGTAAGTTGTTATGATGATAGGTTTGTGGTTCAGTTAGGTGAAAAGCATTGTAGTTGTAGGCAGTGGGATATCAGTGGGATACCTTGCAAGCATGCCATAGCAGCCTTGCATTTTATGAATGAGGAACCCACAGAGTATGTGCATGAATGCTACTCTGTGGAGAAATACTTGAAGGCTTATGCATATGGCTTAGAGCCTATCAATGGGGAAAAAATGTGGCCAAAGGGTGTTGGTTATCCAGTGCAACCTCCATTGATTAGGGCTATGCCAGGAAGACCAAAAAAGAAGAGGAGAAGAGATGTAGATGAGAGGGATCCAAACAACAACACAAGGCTGAAAAGAATTGGGATTAGGATGACATGTCAAAACTGCCTTCAAGTTGGTCACAATGCAAGGTCTTGCAAAAACGAAAAAGTGGTCAGAGAAGAAGGAAATCAGGTTGGATTATTAACTTAA
- the LOC131026040 gene encoding replication protein A 70 kDa DNA-binding subunit A-like — protein MKEDAVVQIRHFFVRNNNFIRNKTVNNPYRIVLFPKSQMSACIDPEFPIHKFIFKDFKEINAIEDANEEVLFDIIGVLVGKGFIKDQNNAKLIELVLEDSSHNKMYCTLWKEYVDSFRMQATNEQNMLPIVIIQFCRPTLYKGKGDVRVCTSRNVSRLFVNCDIEEITKFRELIVSYTCIGA, from the exons ATGAAAGAAGATGCTGTTGTTCAGATTAGGCATTTCTTCGTCAGAAACAACAACTTCATCAGGAACAAGACTGTTAACAATCCATATAGGATTGTGTTGTTCCCAAAAAGTCAGATGTCAGCATGCATTGATCCTGAATTTCCTATTCACAAATTCATTTTCAAGGATTTCAAAGAGATAAATGCTATTGAAGATGCTAATGAGGAAGTGCTGTTTG ATATTATTGGAGTGTTGGTGGGAAAGGGGTTTATTAAAGATCAGAACAATGCGAAGCTCATAGAGCTTGTGCTTGAGGATTCCAG TCACAATAAAATGTATTGTACTCTTTGGAAGGAATATGTCGACTCATTCCGAATGCAAGCCACAAATGAACAAAACATGCTGCCAATTGTTATAATACAATTTTGCAGGCCAACACTTTACAAGGGTAAAG GTGATGTGCGTGTATGCACGAGCAGAAATGTTTCTAGGCTGTTTGTGAATTGTGATATTGAGGAGATAACTAAATTCAGGGAGCT GATTGTTTCCTACACATGTATTGGTGCTTAA